The segment ATCCATTGGAGTAGGACATGATAAGGACTCCGATCCCGGATGCGATAAATCCGATCATCATTGCGAGTCCGTCTGCGTAGATCGCAAAGTTAACTCCTGCAGAGGGTATCCATGATATTGAGCCCTGTACGATATGCCCTTCTCCAAGTACTTCCGGCGCTGCCAGGCCGATGAGTGTGAAGGATGTAAGGGCTGTGGCTGCTGCAAACCAGCCCACGCGTTGCTTTAATAACTTTTCCATTACGGGTATGAGCCCGGCAAATATGAACGGCAGGAATATAGCTGCCGTTATTGCATTAAATGAATCCATGTCTTCTCCCTAAATATAGTCACTATATATAACTGTTTTTCATTACAATTATAAACCATGATAAATCCCTTTTCCATCTCCGGTCTATTTATAAGATTTTATGGGTATATATTAGATTTATGAAATTAACTTCTGATCAAAAGGAGCGGTATGCAAAGCACATCATGATGAAATCTATGGGTGAGGATGGACAAAAGCTATTGCTGGAGTCCCGAGTTCTTTGCGTAGGTTCAGGTGGGCTTGGTTCTCCTGTGATACAGTATCTTGCTGCAGCAGGCATTGGAACTCTTGGTATTATCGATGATGATGTTGTGGAGATGAGCAACCTTCAACGCCAGGTGATCCATGCAGGCAACCTTGGCAGGTCTAAAGTAGAGTCTGCAAAGGAATATGTGGAAAGCCTGAACCCTGATGTTAAAGTGCTGGCGTATGACCTGCGCTTGAGTCCTGATAATGTTGAGGAGCTTATCGTTGATTACGATGTTGTTGTGGATTGCTCTGATAATTTTGCTACTCGCTATCTCCTGAATGATGTATGTGTGTTGCAGAACAAACCTCTATTCCACGGCAGCATCTTTATGTTCGAGGGCCAGGTCATGACAATTCTTCCTCACGAGGGGCCATGCTATCGATGTATTTTTTC is part of the Methanococcoides orientis genome and harbors:
- a CDS encoding HesA/MoeB/ThiF family protein, whose protein sequence is MKLTSDQKERYAKHIMMKSMGEDGQKLLLESRVLCVGSGGLGSPVIQYLAAAGIGTLGIIDDDVVEMSNLQRQVIHAGNLGRSKVESAKEYVESLNPDVKVLAYDLRLSPDNVEELIVDYDVVVDCSDNFATRYLLNDVCVLQNKPLFHGSIFMFEGQVMTILPHEGPCYRCIFSSSPSTDAARAAGVMGILPGVIGTMQATEVVKYISRLGKSLVGRMIYYDALGMRFDEIKVNKNPKCPVCGKNPKITSIDAENY